One part of the Luteolibacter flavescens genome encodes these proteins:
- a CDS encoding TonB-dependent receptor, with protein sequence MRLTSIPALAAMILPLSPATAPGEEEEDELQPLVVEADRHSVLPEHFAGSATVIDREKIAKSGVRSVADLLATQGGIRLTNTSGNASDSTVHLRGFGENASSRVLVLIDGRPVNRPDMAGVSWLEAPVARLERVEILRGSQSARFGDNAVGGVINLVTRGGSTESTVLEGAGGSDGYTLARISHRSLIDGHGITFDAERNFTDGWRDNAFSELETAALRWDKQLADWIDADLGVSWADERGGFPGPLTKQRYLLDPRQSIYAQSGQAHLYFSEQTRWTADGTLTFGKAGGPTIEVPLSIYQRDLAWNFGPGYHTDNLLNTYTLSPRFGITGDSWSAEAGISLRRDTLELSQFAEIQRRNRTTDASLERDIAGIFAGAEWEPWKYWHLSTSARWEHSSVGADARSYRFPANPALNFARETDESNSAFQAGVRWEGARDVSAWLRYDRLYRLPSTDEIASYQGYPLTVPFNDRLRAETGDNVELGAEWTPGAWTLRVNGFAQWLEGEIAYDYLQNLNVNLADTRRLGLETTLGYQAGIWDAALHFTALQSEFRSGTYEGKEVYLVPNRELTATLGCRPKDWLSLQAEYQYVGDAFEGNDFQNTREKLPSYGVANFLVRYEPKPGLSLYCRINNLFDERYATVKYSGIWYPAAGRQVLIGIRREL encoded by the coding sequence ATGCGACTCACCTCCATCCCCGCGCTCGCGGCGATGATCCTTCCGCTTTCCCCGGCCACCGCGCCGGGGGAAGAGGAGGAGGATGAGCTGCAGCCGCTGGTCGTGGAGGCGGACCGGCACTCGGTGCTGCCGGAGCACTTCGCCGGCAGCGCCACCGTCATCGACCGGGAGAAGATCGCGAAATCCGGAGTTCGCTCCGTGGCCGACCTGCTGGCCACGCAGGGCGGCATCCGGCTCACGAATACGTCCGGAAACGCCTCGGACAGCACCGTGCACCTGCGCGGCTTCGGCGAGAATGCCTCGTCGCGCGTGCTCGTCCTCATCGACGGCCGCCCGGTGAATCGACCGGACATGGCGGGCGTCTCGTGGCTGGAGGCACCCGTGGCCCGGCTGGAGCGAGTGGAGATCCTGCGCGGTAGCCAGAGCGCCCGCTTCGGCGACAATGCCGTGGGCGGCGTGATCAATCTTGTCACCCGCGGAGGAAGTACGGAATCCACCGTACTTGAGGGAGCCGGTGGCAGCGACGGCTACACGCTCGCCCGCATCAGCCACCGCAGCCTGATCGACGGGCACGGCATCACCTTCGATGCCGAGCGGAATTTCACCGACGGCTGGCGGGACAATGCCTTCAGCGAACTGGAGACTGCGGCTCTCCGCTGGGACAAGCAACTCGCCGACTGGATCGATGCCGATCTCGGCGTCTCCTGGGCGGATGAGCGCGGCGGCTTCCCCGGCCCGCTGACAAAGCAGCGCTACCTGCTCGACCCGCGCCAATCGATCTACGCCCAGTCCGGTCAGGCGCACCTCTATTTCAGCGAGCAGACGCGCTGGACCGCGGATGGCACGCTGACCTTTGGCAAGGCGGGCGGGCCGACCATTGAGGTGCCGCTTTCGATCTACCAGCGTGACCTCGCGTGGAATTTCGGCCCGGGCTATCACACGGACAATCTTCTCAATACCTACACGCTCTCGCCGCGCTTCGGCATCACCGGCGACTCGTGGTCGGCGGAGGCCGGGATCTCGCTGCGGCGGGACACGCTGGAGCTCTCGCAATTCGCCGAGATCCAGCGGCGGAACCGCACGACGGACGCATCGCTGGAGCGGGACATCGCGGGCATCTTCGCCGGCGCGGAGTGGGAGCCGTGGAAGTACTGGCACCTTAGTACTTCAGCCCGCTGGGAGCATTCGTCGGTCGGCGCGGACGCCCGGAGCTACCGCTTCCCCGCGAATCCGGCGCTGAATTTCGCGCGCGAAACCGACGAGTCGAACTCCGCATTCCAGGCCGGGGTCCGCTGGGAGGGCGCACGGGATGTTTCCGCGTGGCTGCGCTACGATCGCCTATATCGATTGCCCTCTACTGACGAGATCGCCTCCTATCAGGGGTATCCGCTCACCGTCCCCTTCAATGACCGCCTCCGTGCGGAGACCGGCGACAACGTGGAGCTCGGGGCCGAGTGGACGCCCGGCGCATGGACCCTGCGCGTGAACGGCTTCGCCCAATGGCTGGAGGGCGAGATCGCCTACGACTACCTGCAAAATCTCAATGTGAACCTGGCCGACACCCGACGTCTCGGCCTGGAGACCACGCTGGGCTACCAGGCTGGCATCTGGGATGCGGCACTGCATTTCACCGCGCTCCAGTCCGAATTCCGCAGCGGCACCTACGAGGGCAAGGAGGTCTATCTGGTGCCAAACCGCGAACTCACCGCCACGCTTGGCTGCCGCCCAAAGGACTGGCTCAGCCTGCAGGCGGAGTATCAATACGTCGGCGATGCCTTCGAGGGGAATGACTTCCAGAACACCCGCGAGAAGCTCCCGTCCTACGGCGTCGCAAATTTCCTCGTCCGCTACGAACCGAAGCCCGGACTCTCCCTCTACTGCCGCATCAACAATCTCTTCGACGAGCGCTACGCCACGGTGAAGTACAGCGGGATCTGGTATCCCGCCGCCGGGCGACAGGTGCTCATCGGCATCCGCCGCGAACTATGA
- a CDS encoding DUF4465 domain-containing protein encodes MHQPQKALLTRALATVPRPLLAVGITLAATLSTQAAVITFDDLDAGTNGYWNGSDGSGSFTTGGATFVNGYVPAWGSWSGFGYSNQGNTTTPGWGNQYSSYTGGDRSGSGNFTLAYGSSTVGEPGPSISFATDTNLTGLGAYFTNTTYSYLSMSQGDGFAKKFGGASGTDADYFKLTIHGYLNGGSTGTVDFYLADFRFESSAQDYIVDTWQFVDFSSLGIVDELKFSFDSSDVGDYGINTPVYFAMDDFLAVPEPSAALASLAGLALLARRRRR; translated from the coding sequence ATGCATCAACCACAGAAGGCGCTCCTCACGCGGGCGCTCGCGACGGTCCCCCGCCCCCTGCTGGCGGTGGGAATCACCTTGGCAGCCACCCTTTCCACCCAAGCCGCCGTCATCACCTTCGATGACCTGGATGCTGGGACGAATGGCTACTGGAACGGCTCGGACGGAAGCGGCAGCTTCACCACCGGCGGTGCCACCTTTGTGAACGGCTACGTCCCCGCCTGGGGCTCCTGGTCGGGCTTCGGCTATTCCAATCAGGGCAATACGACGACGCCCGGCTGGGGGAACCAATACAGCTCCTACACCGGCGGCGACCGCAGCGGCAGCGGCAACTTCACGCTCGCCTACGGCAGCTCGACGGTGGGCGAGCCCGGGCCGTCGATCTCCTTCGCCACGGACACCAACCTCACCGGCCTCGGCGCGTATTTCACGAATACGACCTACTCATATCTCTCGATGAGCCAGGGCGACGGCTTCGCGAAGAAATTCGGCGGAGCCAGCGGCACGGATGCGGATTACTTCAAGCTCACCATCCACGGCTACCTGAATGGCGGTTCGACGGGCACGGTGGATTTCTACCTCGCTGACTTCCGCTTCGAATCCTCGGCACAGGACTACATCGTGGACACCTGGCAGTTCGTGGACTTCTCCTCGCTGGGCATCGTGGACGAGCTGAAGTTCTCCTTCGACTCGTCCGACGTGGGCGACTACGGCATCAATACTCCGGTCTACTTCGCCATGGATGACTTCCTGGCCGTGCCGGAGCCGTCCGCCGCGCTGGCATCGCTCGCCGGTCTGGCCCTGCTGGCACGCCGCCGCCGTCGCTAA
- a CDS encoding tetratricopeptide repeat protein translates to MSDLLLRARLLRDSRRYPEAIAALHQHLALDPDSFLAHYELAVTRLIEGESYRKALEDVDRAVALSPENPSAHAIRSAILLSLDRDSDALAAADKAIGMDPEFAFAWVCRGKALLAKRQLPESEAAARRALELDADFSDASNLLSTVLRLQKRFGEAEVEIDRHLERDPENAWTFATAGWTALNRSQREKAENLFREALRLDPGMEHARLGLREAYKARSPFYRLFLKWVFFLNRHSEKNRWLIIIGIIVAFRFGRELLSMIHPLAAVPLVVAYLLLTFGSWLASGLGHFLLLKDSLARLSLNRQEKLDGLAVGGLFFGGLLLLVLGLTVLPAGIAFVGGAMIGASIPGSLIFDNPSVKGRIVFGLTTLTILGCGALICLHDFRRAVHEPLMNDATGKMLTVALVALAATTWIGGIPALRRGKVR, encoded by the coding sequence ATGAGCGATCTCCTCCTGCGCGCCCGCCTGCTGCGGGATAGCCGGCGCTACCCCGAGGCCATCGCGGCCCTACACCAGCATCTGGCACTGGATCCGGATAGCTTCCTCGCGCACTACGAGCTGGCGGTGACGCGGCTTATTGAGGGCGAGAGCTATCGCAAGGCGCTGGAAGATGTGGACCGCGCCGTCGCGCTGTCACCGGAGAATCCCTCCGCGCACGCGATCCGCTCGGCCATCCTGCTGTCGCTGGATCGTGACAGCGACGCGCTGGCGGCTGCGGACAAGGCGATCGGCATGGACCCAGAGTTCGCCTTTGCCTGGGTGTGCCGTGGCAAGGCGCTGCTGGCGAAGCGCCAGCTCCCCGAGTCGGAGGCGGCGGCACGACGTGCGCTGGAACTTGACGCGGATTTCTCCGATGCGTCGAACCTGCTCTCCACGGTGCTGCGTCTCCAGAAGCGCTTCGGTGAGGCCGAGGTGGAGATCGACCGCCACCTCGAGCGCGACCCGGAAAATGCCTGGACCTTCGCCACGGCCGGTTGGACAGCGCTGAACCGTAGCCAGCGGGAGAAGGCGGAGAATCTCTTCCGCGAAGCCCTGCGGCTGGACCCCGGCATGGAGCATGCACGGCTGGGGCTGCGCGAGGCCTACAAGGCGCGCTCGCCCTTCTATCGACTCTTCCTGAAGTGGGTCTTTTTCCTGAACCGTCACTCGGAGAAGAACCGGTGGCTCATCATCATCGGCATCATCGTCGCCTTCCGCTTTGGTCGGGAGCTGCTGAGTATGATCCATCCGCTGGCAGCAGTGCCGCTGGTCGTCGCGTACCTGCTCCTTACCTTCGGCAGCTGGCTCGCGAGCGGGCTCGGGCATTTCCTCCTGCTGAAGGATTCCCTCGCGAGGCTTTCGCTGAATCGCCAGGAGAAGCTGGACGGACTCGCGGTCGGCGGGCTGTTCTTCGGCGGCCTGTTGTTGCTCGTGCTGGGGCTTACCGTGCTACCCGCCGGTATCGCCTTCGTCGGCGGGGCCATGATTGGTGCGTCCATCCCGGGCTCGCTGATTTTTGACAATCCCTCGGTGAAGGGGCGCATCGTCTTCGGCCTGACCACCCTCACGATCCTCGGCTGCGGTGCCTTGATTTGCCTCCATGATTTCCGTCGCGCCGTGCACGAGCCGCTGATGAATGACGCCACGGGCAAGATGCTGACCGTCGCCCTAGTCGCCCTCGCCGCCACCACGTGGATCGGCGGCATCCCGGCGCTAAGGAGGGGGAAGGTGAGGTGA
- a CDS encoding AAA family ATPase — MDLDALKAALAASPDNLPLLMLVAKAHEDHFELAEALALFERVVKLQPDHADALLGIARLLDLSGESSQAMVRLEALCEMKPKYAPAWLLRARIALDEGEAVTARGFYDVAVDLDRSVADDELLQAILKAGGGQKRTAMTSAGPVEIDDDDDSPFSGMDAVTARDLDLEFRVRADIKFADVGGMEKVKEDIRMKIIHPLKNPELFAAYGKKPGGGVLLYGPPGCGKTLLARATAGEINASFFSIGLHHVLDMYIGESEQKLHKIFELARKAAPSVLFFDEIDALAADRRDMRQSAGRGIINQFLEELDGSRASNDGVLILGATNAPWHVDGAFMRPGRFDRLVFVPPPDETARREIAGIHGRGKPLVDFDPAAIAKKTDGFSGADLRAVFDLATEAALSEAMRKGAVVPVSGKMLLNASKEVKPSTRKWFESAKNYALYANQSGFYDDVLVYLGLKK, encoded by the coding sequence ATGGATCTGGACGCCCTGAAGGCCGCGCTAGCCGCTTCCCCCGACAATCTCCCCCTGCTGATGCTGGTGGCAAAGGCCCACGAGGATCACTTCGAGCTGGCCGAGGCGCTGGCTCTTTTCGAGCGGGTGGTGAAGCTCCAGCCGGACCATGCAGATGCGCTGCTCGGCATCGCCCGCCTGCTCGATCTCTCCGGGGAGAGTTCGCAGGCGATGGTGCGCCTGGAGGCGCTCTGCGAGATGAAGCCGAAGTATGCGCCGGCCTGGCTGCTGCGGGCACGCATCGCTCTGGATGAAGGCGAGGCCGTCACGGCTCGTGGATTCTATGACGTGGCCGTGGATCTCGATCGCTCGGTGGCGGATGATGAACTGCTGCAGGCCATCCTGAAGGCGGGCGGCGGGCAGAAGCGCACGGCGATGACCTCCGCGGGGCCGGTGGAGATCGACGACGATGACGACTCGCCTTTCTCCGGCATGGACGCGGTGACGGCCCGCGACTTGGATCTGGAATTCCGGGTGCGGGCGGACATCAAGTTCGCCGACGTCGGCGGGATGGAAAAGGTGAAGGAGGACATCCGGATGAAGATCATCCATCCGCTGAAGAATCCCGAGCTCTTCGCCGCCTACGGCAAGAAGCCCGGCGGCGGCGTGCTGCTCTACGGCCCGCCGGGCTGCGGCAAGACCCTGCTGGCGCGTGCGACCGCGGGGGAGATCAATGCCTCCTTCTTCTCCATCGGGCTCCACCACGTGCTCGACATGTACATCGGCGAGAGCGAGCAGAAGCTGCACAAGATCTTCGAACTCGCCCGCAAGGCCGCGCCCTCGGTGCTCTTCTTCGATGAGATCGACGCGCTCGCCGCGGACCGCCGCGACATGCGGCAGTCGGCAGGGCGGGGGATCATCAATCAATTCCTGGAAGAGCTGGACGGCTCGCGCGCGTCGAATGACGGCGTGCTGATCCTCGGCGCGACGAATGCGCCGTGGCATGTGGACGGTGCCTTCATGCGCCCCGGCCGCTTTGACCGGCTCGTCTTCGTACCGCCGCCGGATGAGACGGCGCGGCGCGAGATCGCGGGTATCCACGGTCGCGGCAAGCCGCTGGTGGACTTCGATCCCGCGGCGATCGCGAAGAAAACGGACGGCTTTTCCGGTGCGGACTTGCGCGCCGTCTTTGACCTCGCGACGGAGGCCGCGCTTTCCGAAGCGATGCGCAAGGGTGCCGTGGTCCCTGTGTCCGGGAAGATGCTGCTGAATGCCAGCAAGGAGGTGAAGCCCTCGACCCGCAAGTGGTTCGAGAGCGCGAAGAACTACGCCCTCTATGCAAACCAGAGCGGCTTTTACGATGACGTGCTCGTTTATCTGGGCCTGAAGAAATGA